Proteins co-encoded in one Nocardioides sp. genomic window:
- a CDS encoding dihydrofolate reductase family protein, with translation MDMLALADLDDDALREAYTAPKAPWWRLNFVATVDGAIRGSDGLSGSINNDADERVFTTLREISDVVVVGAGTARAEDYQVNERPVVVVSRSGAVPETLGTSPRGTVLLATVRNAPLLSQALDVLGKENVLLLGDDEVDLDGLRDEIHARGWQQVLCEGGPHLAADLVAAGQIDELCLTVVPLLLGGESLRLLAGARSTSAVALHQLIEHHGTLLQRWWINPA, from the coding sequence ATGGACATGCTGGCGCTTGCCGATCTCGACGACGACGCGTTGCGGGAGGCGTACACCGCCCCCAAAGCCCCCTGGTGGCGGCTGAACTTCGTCGCCACCGTCGACGGGGCGATCCGCGGATCCGACGGACTGAGCGGGTCTATCAACAACGACGCGGACGAGCGGGTCTTCACCACGTTGCGAGAGATCTCCGATGTCGTCGTGGTCGGCGCCGGGACGGCGCGCGCGGAGGATTATCAGGTCAACGAACGGCCCGTCGTGGTCGTGAGCAGGTCCGGAGCGGTCCCCGAAACCTTGGGCACGTCTCCGCGCGGCACGGTGTTGCTCGCGACCGTACGCAACGCGCCGCTGCTGAGTCAGGCACTCGACGTCCTGGGCAAGGAGAACGTGCTCCTGCTCGGCGACGACGAGGTCGACCTGGACGGGCTGCGTGACGAGATCCATGCGCGCGGCTGGCAGCAGGTGTTGTGCGAGGGTGGGCCACACCTGGCTGCGGACCTCGTGGCGGCCGGGCAGATCGACGAGTTGTGTCTGACGGTCGTACCCCTGCTGCTTGGCGGTGAGTCCCTGCGACTTCTCGCCGGCGCGCGCAGCACGAGCGCCGTGGCGCTCCACCAACTGATCGAACACCACGGCACTCTGCTTCAGCGGTGGTGGATCAACCCCGCTTGA
- the galE gene encoding UDP-glucose 4-epimerase GalE, with amino-acid sequence MLVLVSGGAGYIGSHTVVRLLEAGHDVVIVDNFSNAHPAVVGRLESIVGRHLPVHAFDLRDYDKTAALFAQESFDAVIHFAGLKAVGESVQKPLEYYENNLGSTFSLVRAMQRHGVDKLVFSSSATVYGTDQAGATEDRPTFATNPYGWTKVMQEQILSDVARAEPDFRFALLRYFNPVGAHESGTIGEDPSGIPNNLMPYIAQVAVGRREKLSVFGDDYDTVDGTGVRDYIHVEDLAAGHVAALEKLAVSAEPVSVWNLGSGRGTSVLELLHAFERAVGRSLPYEIVDRRPGDVATSYADPAKANRELGWATEKSVDDMCVDTWRWQSGNPNGYSA; translated from the coding sequence ATGTTGGTACTCGTCTCCGGCGGCGCTGGCTATATCGGGTCGCACACGGTCGTACGCCTGCTTGAAGCCGGCCACGACGTCGTCATCGTCGACAATTTCAGCAACGCCCATCCTGCCGTCGTCGGGCGGTTGGAGTCGATCGTCGGCCGGCACCTGCCGGTGCATGCCTTCGACCTGCGCGACTACGACAAGACCGCGGCACTCTTCGCGCAGGAGTCCTTCGACGCGGTCATCCATTTCGCCGGGCTCAAGGCCGTCGGGGAAAGCGTGCAGAAGCCGCTGGAGTACTACGAGAACAACCTCGGCTCGACCTTCTCGCTGGTACGTGCGATGCAGCGCCACGGCGTGGACAAGCTCGTCTTCTCCTCCAGCGCCACCGTCTACGGCACCGATCAGGCTGGCGCCACCGAGGACCGGCCGACGTTCGCGACCAATCCGTACGGCTGGACGAAGGTGATGCAGGAGCAGATCCTCTCCGACGTCGCGCGCGCCGAGCCGGACTTCAGGTTCGCCCTGCTGCGGTACTTCAACCCGGTGGGGGCGCACGAATCGGGCACCATCGGGGAGGACCCGTCGGGCATCCCCAACAACCTGATGCCGTACATCGCCCAGGTGGCGGTGGGGCGCCGCGAGAAGCTGTCCGTCTTCGGCGACGACTACGACACCGTCGACGGAACCGGCGTACGCGACTACATCCATGTCGAGGACCTCGCGGCCGGGCACGTGGCGGCGCTGGAGAAGCTCGCGGTGTCCGCGGAGCCGGTCTCGGTGTGGAACCTCGGATCCGGTCGGGGCACCTCGGTGCTCGAACTGCTGCACGCGTTCGAGAGGGCGGTCGGGCGTTCGCTTCCCTACGAAATCGTCGACCGCCGCCCGGGTGATGTCGCGACGTCGTACGCCGATCCCGCCAAGGCCAACCGGGAGTTGGGCTGGGCCACCGAGAAGTCGGTCGACGACATGTGCGTCGACACCTGGCGGTGGCAGTCGGGAAACCCGAACGGATACTCGGCGTGA
- the npdG gene encoding NADPH-dependent F420 reductase produces MTEADARTLSDYTIAVLGGTGPQGRGLARRWAAAGLRVVIGSRTTERAAETAATLADATGGEVSGAANADAAAQGDLILVAVPWDGHAELLRELAPALAGKIVIDCVNPLGFDKQGAYALPVEEGSAAQQAAAICTESTVVGAFHNVSAVLLEDPEVATVETDVLVLGDDRAATDLVQQLADAIPGVRGIFGGRLRNAHQVEALTANLISINRRYKAHAGVRVTDV; encoded by the coding sequence ATGACCGAGGCCGACGCCCGCACGCTGTCCGACTACACGATCGCCGTACTCGGCGGGACGGGGCCCCAGGGTCGCGGACTCGCCCGAAGGTGGGCCGCTGCGGGCCTGCGTGTGGTGATCGGATCTCGTACGACCGAACGCGCTGCGGAGACGGCCGCGACTTTGGCCGACGCCACGGGTGGCGAGGTGAGCGGGGCGGCGAATGCCGACGCGGCTGCCCAAGGCGACCTCATCCTGGTCGCGGTGCCGTGGGACGGCCACGCCGAACTCCTGCGCGAACTCGCCCCGGCGCTCGCCGGCAAGATCGTGATCGATTGCGTCAACCCGCTCGGTTTCGACAAGCAGGGTGCGTACGCGCTCCCGGTCGAGGAGGGCAGCGCCGCCCAGCAGGCGGCGGCGATCTGCACCGAGTCGACCGTGGTGGGCGCCTTCCATAACGTCAGCGCTGTGCTGCTGGAGGACCCCGAGGTCGCCACGGTCGAGACCGACGTGCTGGTCCTGGGTGACGACCGCGCGGCGACGGACCTCGTACAGCAACTCGCCGACGCGATCCCGGGCGTACGCGGCATCTTCGGCGGACGACTGCGCAACGCCCACCAGGTCGAGGCGCTGACGGCCAACCTGATCAGCATCAACCGCCGCTACAAGGCGCACGCGGGCGTCCGCGTGACCGACGTCTGA
- a CDS encoding NAD-dependent epimerase/dehydratase family protein — MSDASRDRRRRLHRLPTSSTTCMDHTDAQRDRARQADLRRVARGLLAGLPGGSRTPGGRRCRRRRRWSTRWWPRRDAIVHFAAESHNDNSPRRPVAVRADQPDRHLHACWRRSASTTSATTTSPPTRCTATSNSTIRRALHRGHALQPVVSPYSSTKAGSDLLVRAWVRSFGVQATISNCSNNYGPYQHVEKFIPRQITNVIDGIRPKLYGAGENVRDWIHADDHYVGGADASSRRAASARPT; from the coding sequence ATGTCAGACGCTTCTCGTGACCGGCGGCGCCGGCTTCATCGGCTGCCAACTTCGTCCACCACCTGCATGGACCACACCGACGCGCAGCGTGACCGTGCTCGACAAGCTGACCTACGCCGCGTCGCGCGAGGCCTCCTGGCGGGTCTGCCCGGCGGATCGCGTACGCCTGGTGGTCGGCGATGTCGCCGACGCCGACGCTGGTCGACGCGCTGGTGGCCCAGGCGCGACGCGATCGTGCATTTCGCCGCGGAGTCGCACAACGACAACTCGCCTCGACGACCCGTCGCCGTTCGTGCAGACCAACCTGATCGGCACCTTCACGCTTGCTGGAGGCGGTCCGCAAGCACGACAAGCGCTACCACCACATCTCCACCGACGAGGTGTACGGCGACCTCGAACTCGACGATCCGGCGAGCGCTTCACCGAGGACACGCCCTACAACCCGTCGTCAGCCCGTACTCGTCCACGAAGGCCGGCTCGGACCTGCTCGTGCGCGCGTGGGTGCGCTCGTTCGGCGTGCAGGCGACGATCTCCAACTGCTCGAACAACTACGGCCCGTACCAGCACGTCGAGAAGTTCATCCCGCGTCAGATCACCAACGTGATCGACGGGATCCGCCCCAAGCTCTACGGCGCCGGCGAGAACGTGCGCGACTGGATCCACGCCGACGACCACTACGTCGGCGGTGCTGACGCATCCTCGAGAAGGGCCGCATCGGCGAGACCTACCTGA
- a CDS encoding GDP-mannose 4,6-dehydratase, which yields MTARRALITGVSGQDGSYLAERLLDEGVEVHAISLHDEASEHVPADVEMHAGDITDVEHTRALTLALKPDLIVNLAAVSSVARSWHEPELVSQVNGAAAVAMLETAFLVRERGTDVRFLQASSAEIFGEPSISPQHEDTAIAPVNPYGVAKAYAHLMTGVYRTRGLHASSLILYNHESPRRPPQFVTRKITSTVAAIANGTADELVLGNLDVRRDWGWAPDYVDALTRAAAADQPGDYVIATGVTHTIRDFVAAAFAHVGIADWERLVRVDAALARPADAAAQQGDATKARTHLGWRPTVGFDEIVARMVAADLDPS from the coding sequence GTGACCGCTCGCCGTGCGCTGATCACGGGGGTCAGCGGCCAGGACGGGAGCTACCTCGCCGAGCGTCTGCTCGACGAGGGTGTCGAGGTGCACGCCATCTCGCTGCACGACGAGGCGTCGGAGCACGTCCCCGCCGATGTCGAGATGCACGCTGGCGACATCACCGACGTGGAGCACACCCGGGCCCTCACGCTCGCACTCAAGCCCGACCTGATCGTCAACCTGGCCGCGGTGAGCTCGGTCGCCCGGTCGTGGCACGAGCCCGAACTGGTCTCGCAGGTCAACGGCGCGGCGGCGGTCGCGATGTTGGAGACGGCCTTCCTGGTGCGCGAGCGCGGCACCGACGTGCGCTTCCTCCAGGCCTCCAGCGCCGAGATCTTCGGCGAGCCGTCGATCAGTCCGCAGCATGAGGACACCGCGATCGCGCCGGTCAATCCCTACGGCGTGGCGAAGGCGTACGCCCACCTGATGACCGGCGTCTATCGCACCCGCGGCCTGCACGCGTCGAGCCTGATCCTCTACAACCACGAGTCACCGCGGCGGCCACCGCAGTTCGTCACCCGCAAGATCACCTCCACCGTCGCCGCGATCGCCAACGGCACCGCCGACGAACTCGTGCTCGGCAACCTCGACGTACGCCGCGACTGGGGCTGGGCACCTGACTATGTCGACGCGTTGACTCGCGCCGCTGCGGCGGACCAACCCGGCGACTATGTGATCGCCACCGGGGTCACCCACACGATCCGCGACTTCGTCGCGGCGGCCTTCGCGCACGTGGGAATCGCCGACTGGGAGCGGCTCGTACGCGTGGATGCGGCCCTGGCGCGCCCCGCTGACGCGGCGGCCCAACAAGGTGATGCGACCAAGGCGCGTACGCACCTGGGCTGGCGACCGACCGTGGGGTTCGACGAGATCGTGGCCCGGATGGTCGCTGCGGATCTCGACCCCAGCTGA
- a CDS encoding crotonase/enoyl-CoA hydratase family protein: MSERLSERAGQGAEAAVLTDVRGHVLVVTINRPEAKNAVSGAVAQGIAAAMDRLDSADELRVGVLTGAGGTFCAGMDLKGFLTGDSPMVEGRGFGGLVEAPPRKPLIAAVEGFALAGGFELTLACDLVVAAEDATFGVPEVKRALVAGAGAAMLLPQRIPLAQAMELLLVGDPITSGRAAELGLVNRVVASGAALDAAVELAEKIAANGPLAVAATKQVAREGSGWSADEAWAKQMEILMPVFVSEDAQEGPRAFAEKRAPQWKGR; encoded by the coding sequence GTGAGCGAGCGACTGAGCGAACGTGCAGGTCAGGGTGCTGAAGCGGCGGTCCTGACCGACGTACGCGGCCACGTCCTGGTCGTCACGATCAACCGGCCCGAGGCCAAGAACGCGGTATCGGGCGCAGTGGCGCAGGGAATCGCCGCCGCGATGGACCGGCTCGACTCGGCTGACGAGTTGCGGGTCGGGGTGCTGACGGGGGCAGGCGGGACGTTCTGCGCCGGCATGGACCTCAAGGGCTTCCTGACGGGCGATTCGCCGATGGTGGAGGGTCGCGGGTTCGGCGGTCTGGTCGAGGCGCCACCACGCAAGCCGCTGATCGCTGCTGTCGAAGGCTTCGCCCTCGCGGGTGGGTTCGAGCTGACTCTGGCCTGCGACCTGGTGGTGGCGGCCGAGGATGCGACGTTCGGAGTGCCCGAGGTCAAGCGTGCCCTCGTAGCGGGGGCAGGCGCCGCGATGTTGTTGCCGCAGCGGATCCCGTTGGCGCAAGCCATGGAACTGCTCTTGGTAGGAGACCCGATCACCTCTGGACGGGCCGCAGAACTCGGCCTGGTCAACCGGGTGGTTGCGAGCGGTGCGGCTCTGGATGCGGCGGTGGAGTTGGCCGAGAAGATCGCCGCCAACGGCCCGCTCGCGGTGGCAGCGACCAAGCAGGTCGCCCGGGAGGGCTCCGGGTGGTCGGCCGACGAGGCGTGGGCCAAACAGATGGAGATCCTGATGCCGGTCTTCGTCTCCGAAGATGCCCAGGAAGGTCCTCGGGCATTCGCCGAGAAGCGTGCGCCCCAGTGGAAGGGCCGCTGA
- the gmd gene encoding GDP-mannose 4,6-dehydratase: MPSALITGITGQDGLYLAENLLAKGYEVHGLIRGQNNPRRALVENVVPDVRLHNGDLTDLSSLMRALRDSEPDEVYNLGAVSFVAYSWENAFVTSDVTGMGVLNILEAVRLHAGSDPASVRFYQASSSEMFGKVQETPQRENTLLWPRSPYGVSKVYGHYMTINYRESYGMHASSGILFNHESPRRGEEFVTRKVSKAVAAIKLGLQDEIVMGNLDARRDWGFAGDYVEAMWRMLQQPEADDYVISTGETHSIEELLDVAFQHVGIDDWRPYVRQDPRFMRPAEVDLLIGDASKAKEKLGWAPTVSFEDLIRMMVDADLAALKAGW; the protein is encoded by the coding sequence ATGCCATCCGCACTCATCACCGGCATCACCGGCCAGGACGGGCTTTATCTGGCCGAGAACCTGCTCGCGAAGGGGTACGAGGTCCACGGCCTGATCCGTGGTCAGAACAACCCCCGTCGCGCGCTGGTCGAGAACGTCGTGCCTGACGTTCGCCTGCACAACGGCGACCTGACCGATCTTTCCAGCCTGATGCGCGCCCTGCGCGACTCCGAGCCCGACGAGGTCTACAACCTCGGCGCGGTGAGTTTCGTGGCGTACTCCTGGGAGAACGCATTCGTGACCAGCGACGTCACCGGCATGGGCGTGCTCAACATCTTGGAGGCCGTACGCCTGCACGCCGGGTCCGACCCGGCGAGCGTCCGCTTCTATCAAGCCTCCAGCAGCGAGATGTTCGGCAAGGTTCAGGAGACCCCGCAGCGGGAGAACACCCTGCTCTGGCCGCGCTCGCCCTATGGCGTCAGCAAGGTCTACGGCCACTACATGACCATCAACTATCGCGAGTCCTATGGGATGCACGCGAGTTCGGGGATCCTGTTCAACCACGAGTCGCCTCGTCGCGGCGAGGAGTTCGTGACGCGCAAGGTCAGCAAGGCCGTCGCCGCGATCAAGCTCGGCCTCCAGGACGAGATCGTGATGGGCAACCTCGACGCTCGTCGAGACTGGGGCTTCGCGGGCGACTACGTCGAGGCGATGTGGCGGATGCTCCAGCAGCCCGAGGCCGACGACTACGTGATCTCCACGGGCGAGACCCACTCGATCGAGGAACTGCTCGACGTCGCCTTCCAACACGTGGGCATCGACGACTGGCGTCCGTACGTGCGCCAAGACCCGCGCTTCATGCGACCGGCCGAGGTCGACCTGCTCATCGGGGACGCGAGCAAGGCCAAGGAGAAGCTGGGCTGGGCGCCGACGGTCAGCTTCGAGGACCTGATCCGGATGATGGTCGACGCCGACCTCGCCGCCCTCAAGGCGGGCTGGTGA
- a CDS encoding N-acetylmuramoyl-L-alanine amidase, with translation MRIVALVMVVALGLFGCGPAEGSQTSAEGSPTTAEGSPTSAEGSPTRAEGSRSPLAGKVVVLDPGHQLGNYRFPAEINRLVPAGGFSKPCNTTGTSTNGGYPEASFAFDVALRLRARLRALGARVLMTRVTNRLDRWGPCVDVRGRAGNRVGADLKISIHADGSYAAGARGFHVIAPTNRAPWTNDIYRPSRRAAYAMKTALVAAGIPVANYIAGGDGLDFRGDLGTLNLSNVPTVMVELGNMRSALDAGRMTTPAGRQRYAGALTQAATRFLG, from the coding sequence GTGAGAATCGTCGCCCTCGTGATGGTCGTGGCGCTGGGGTTGTTCGGCTGTGGTCCCGCCGAGGGGTCACAAACTTCCGCCGAGGGGTCACCAACAACCGCCGAGGGGTCACCAACTTCCGCCGAGGGGTCACCAACTCGCGCCGAGGGGTCACGATCGCCGCTGGCCGGCAAGGTCGTCGTACTCGACCCGGGCCACCAACTGGGCAACTACCGCTTCCCCGCCGAGATCAACCGACTGGTCCCGGCAGGTGGCTTCAGCAAGCCGTGCAACACGACGGGCACGTCAACCAACGGGGGCTACCCGGAGGCGTCGTTCGCCTTCGATGTCGCGCTCCGCCTGCGTGCGCGGTTGAGGGCGTTGGGCGCACGTGTGCTGATGACGCGCGTCACCAACCGACTGGATCGCTGGGGTCCGTGTGTGGACGTACGCGGACGAGCCGGCAACCGGGTCGGCGCGGATCTGAAGATCTCGATCCATGCCGACGGGTCGTACGCCGCCGGTGCGCGCGGTTTCCACGTGATCGCGCCGACCAACCGGGCTCCGTGGACAAACGACATCTACCGCCCGTCGCGGCGGGCGGCGTACGCCATGAAGACGGCACTGGTCGCGGCCGGGATCCCGGTCGCCAACTACATCGCCGGCGGCGACGGCCTGGATTTCCGGGGTGACCTGGGCACGCTGAATCTGTCGAATGTGCCGACCGTGATGGTCGAGTTGGGCAACATGCGGTCGGCGCTGGACGCCGGGCGGATGACGACGCCGGCGGGTCGGCAGCGTTATGCGGGTGCGTTGACCCAGGCGGCGACGCGGTTCTTGGGTTGA
- a CDS encoding dihydropteroate synthase codes for MITLAALARVQAAYGDSWSHDISPVAVGDLSIGDDAPVLMGTVNLSRDSSYRESVATGTSSALRKARIQIAQGAGIVDLGAESSNVGTVRVSSRDQIASLVPVIEELADETVVSVETYEPPVVEACLDAGATILNMTGREHEDEMLTLAAKYDAAVVLCFGEADNIREISDLDLSGDPMPLLVDHFGARLERARSLGATRLIIDPGMGFYYGNLVDPIPRARHQAKVLTQGFRLRSLGAPICNAMPHAFDLFEDEFRTAEGFFAIWAALGSTHVLRTHEVSRVKAVLDSLAALAVD; via the coding sequence GTGATCACTCTCGCGGCGCTGGCGCGCGTTCAGGCGGCGTACGGCGACTCGTGGTCCCACGACATCTCCCCCGTAGCGGTCGGCGATCTGAGCATCGGTGACGACGCGCCGGTGCTGATGGGCACGGTGAATCTCTCGCGCGATTCCAGTTATCGAGAATCCGTGGCCACGGGCACGTCCTCTGCGCTGCGAAAAGCACGCATCCAGATCGCACAGGGTGCGGGCATCGTCGACCTCGGGGCCGAGTCGAGCAACGTCGGGACCGTACGCGTGTCGTCACGCGACCAGATCGCGTCCTTGGTGCCGGTGATCGAGGAGTTGGCCGACGAGACAGTGGTGAGTGTCGAGACGTACGAACCCCCGGTCGTCGAAGCCTGCCTCGACGCCGGCGCGACGATCCTCAACATGACCGGCCGCGAGCACGAGGACGAGATGCTCACGCTCGCGGCAAAGTACGACGCCGCGGTCGTGTTGTGCTTCGGCGAGGCCGACAACATCCGCGAGATCAGCGACCTCGACCTGTCCGGCGATCCGATGCCGCTGCTCGTGGACCATTTCGGGGCCCGGTTGGAGCGCGCGCGCTCGTTGGGGGCGACCCGGCTGATCATCGATCCGGGGATGGGCTTCTATTACGGCAACCTCGTCGATCCGATCCCCCGTGCCCGCCACCAGGCCAAGGTGTTGACGCAAGGGTTCCGACTGCGTTCCCTGGGCGCGCCGATCTGCAACGCCATGCCGCACGCGTTCGACCTCTTCGAGGACGAGTTCCGCACCGCCGAAGGGTTCTTCGCCATCTGGGCGGCACTGGGCTCCACGCACGTGTTGCGTACGCACGAGGTGTCGCGGGTCAAGGCCGTGCTGGACTCGCTCGCGGCGCTGGCCGTCGACTGA
- a CDS encoding VanZ family protein has product MSTARILADARRRPLASAAMVVYLACLGLLTFQPGGATANWAVVRAVDLLSRLQFPPTIANEYRMGVLLNVAMLMPLPMLGMWLLPRTNWRDWTACAFLTSLTIEVLQVPMTTRDASYSDIAANTAGALVGGLLFLAGRWLWDSHRLRREHDSYEPGSPREPLRKAQ; this is encoded by the coding sequence GTGAGCACCGCGCGGATCCTGGCTGACGCGCGGCGTCGACCACTGGCGTCGGCTGCCATGGTCGTCTATCTGGCCTGCCTGGGTCTGCTCACCTTTCAGCCGGGTGGCGCCACCGCCAACTGGGCCGTGGTCCGGGCCGTGGACCTGCTGTCACGTCTTCAGTTCCCGCCGACGATCGCGAACGAATACCGGATGGGCGTGTTGCTCAACGTGGCGATGCTCATGCCGCTGCCGATGCTCGGGATGTGGCTGTTGCCGCGCACCAACTGGCGCGACTGGACCGCGTGCGCCTTCCTGACGTCGCTGACCATCGAGGTGCTGCAGGTCCCGATGACGACGCGCGACGCCAGCTACAGCGATATCGCTGCCAACACCGCGGGCGCCCTGGTCGGCGGCCTGCTCTTCCTCGCCGGCCGCTGGCTCTGGGACTCGCACCGGCTGCGCCGCGAGCACGATTCGTACGAGCCCGGCTCGCCGCGCGAACCTCTCCGAAAGGCACAATGA
- a CDS encoding calcium-binding protein, whose translation MTRSRRMAAALVSSALLALGGTTGVLVSSANAAEDATAAAEVLPTELPSLPIPTEIPTTLPPLPPLPPLPTILPSLPIPTGSPSTSAPATPARKCSGQDVTVPAGEPATKAGDVMLGTAQGDVLKGRRGGDTICGKAGNDVLKGGRGADTLRGGSGNDVLVGGPGADVLKGGTGNDVCRNVGKNDVTKSCKVKRG comes from the coding sequence ATGACCCGTTCACGCCGCATGGCAGCCGCACTCGTTAGTTCCGCTCTGCTCGCGTTGGGAGGTACGACGGGGGTGCTGGTGAGTTCCGCGAACGCCGCCGAGGACGCGACGGCAGCCGCTGAGGTGCTCCCCACGGAGTTGCCCAGCCTGCCGATCCCCACCGAGATCCCGACGACGCTGCCGCCCTTGCCGCCCTTGCCGCCCTTGCCCACGATCCTGCCGAGCCTGCCGATCCCGACCGGTTCCCCCTCGACCTCTGCTCCAGCCACCCCTGCGAGGAAGTGCTCCGGTCAGGACGTGACCGTGCCGGCCGGCGAGCCCGCGACGAAGGCCGGCGACGTCATGCTGGGCACTGCCCAGGGCGACGTACTCAAGGGCCGCCGGGGCGGCGACACGATCTGCGGCAAGGCTGGCAACGACGTGTTGAAGGGCGGCAGGGGCGCCGACACGCTGCGCGGCGGCTCGGGCAACGACGTGCTCGTCGGCGGTCCCGGTGCCGATGTCTTGAAGGGGGGCACCGGCAACGACGTGTGCCGCAACGTTGGCAAGAATGACGTCACCAAGTCCTGCAAGGTCAAGCGGGGTTGA
- a CDS encoding acyl-CoA dehydrogenase family protein gives MYPAYPAPSAKAVELEAKLKAFLNEHVFPAEAAYDAYREEKGHLDGTRPPVVDDLIAIAKEQGLWNMFLPHVSGLTQLEYAPLAELTGWSTHLAAVATNCAAPDTGNMELLHLVGTKEQQTQWLEPLLNGAIRSGFAMTEPAVASSDATNIECRIERDGDEYVINGRKWFTSGAQDPECKLLIVMGKTDPTAAIHRQQSMVLVPTDTPGVTIGRNVPVFGQWDHQGHPVTDFVDVRVPVANLLGEEGGGFANAQARLGPGRIHHVMRALGAGERALALMAARTKERRAFGKLLAEQSSVRERIGESRIELDMARDLCHHAAYVIDAEGNKAARHLVAEAKVAVPRAVLSVIDRAIQVFGGMGVTNDVVLAQLWAWHRAMRLFDGPDEVHLVTLARAELMREPEFSNLPLWPVVEP, from the coding sequence ATGTATCCCGCTTATCCCGCACCGTCCGCCAAAGCCGTCGAGCTCGAGGCCAAACTCAAGGCATTCCTCAACGAGCACGTCTTCCCTGCCGAGGCGGCCTACGACGCCTATCGCGAGGAGAAGGGCCACCTCGACGGCACCCGTCCGCCTGTGGTCGACGATCTGATCGCGATCGCGAAGGAGCAGGGGCTGTGGAACATGTTCTTGCCGCATGTCAGTGGGCTGACGCAGTTGGAGTACGCCCCGCTCGCCGAACTCACGGGCTGGTCGACCCACCTGGCCGCCGTTGCAACCAACTGTGCGGCCCCCGACACCGGCAACATGGAACTGCTGCACCTCGTCGGTACGAAGGAGCAGCAGACACAGTGGCTTGAACCGCTGCTCAACGGAGCGATCCGCTCCGGCTTCGCGATGACCGAGCCGGCGGTCGCGTCGAGCGACGCCACCAACATCGAGTGCCGCATCGAGCGTGATGGCGACGAATACGTCATCAACGGGCGCAAGTGGTTCACCTCCGGCGCGCAGGATCCCGAGTGCAAACTGCTGATCGTGATGGGCAAGACCGATCCGACCGCAGCGATCCACCGCCAGCAGTCGATGGTGCTGGTGCCGACCGACACCCCGGGCGTGACGATCGGGCGCAACGTGCCGGTGTTCGGGCAGTGGGACCACCAGGGCCACCCGGTTACCGACTTCGTCGACGTACGCGTGCCTGTCGCCAACCTCCTCGGCGAGGAGGGCGGCGGCTTCGCCAACGCGCAGGCACGGCTGGGCCCGGGCCGGATCCACCACGTGATGCGCGCGTTGGGTGCGGGTGAGCGCGCGCTGGCGCTGATGGCGGCGCGTACGAAGGAACGTCGGGCTTTCGGCAAGTTGTTGGCCGAGCAGTCGTCGGTGCGTGAGCGGATCGGCGAGTCGCGGATCGAACTCGACATGGCGCGCGACCTGTGCCACCACGCGGCGTACGTCATCGACGCCGAAGGCAACAAGGCAGCGCGTCACCTGGTCGCCGAGGCCAAGGTCGCGGTGCCGCGTGCTGTGCTCAGCGTGATCGACCGGGCTATCCAGGTCTTCGGGGGCATGGGGGTGACCAACGACGTGGTGCTCGCGCAGTTGTGGGCGTGGCATCGGGCGATGCGGCTTTTCGACGGGCCGGATGAGGTGCATCTGGTGACCTTGGCGCGAGCGGAACTGATGCGGGAGCCGGAGTTCTCGAACCTGCCGCTGTGGCCGGTGGTGGAACCGTGA